A stretch of the Macaca mulatta isolate MMU2019108-1 chromosome 14, T2T-MMU8v2.0, whole genome shotgun sequence genome encodes the following:
- the LOC114672145 gene encoding LOW QUALITY PROTEIN: olfactory receptor 52N2-like (The sequence of the model RefSeq protein was modified relative to this genomic sequence to represent the inferred CDS: inserted 1 base in 1 codon; deleted 1 base in 1 codon) codes for MLGVNSSSLTPGFFILNGIPGLEATYIWISLPFCFMHIIAVVGNCGLICLISHEEALHRPMYYFLALLSFTDVTWCTTTVPNILCIFWLSLKEIDFNACLSQMFSVDMMTGMQSGVLILMALDGYVTICYPLCYATILTNPVITKAGLVTFLRSVMLIIPFTFLTKCLPYCWGNFIPHIYCDHMSVATVSCGNFKVNAIYGLMVALLIGVFDICCISVSYTMIFQAVMSLSSADARRKAFSTGTSHMCAIVITYVXSFVTFFTHHFGGHNIPNHIHIIVANFYLLLPPTMNPVVYGVKTKHIRESMIKFLLGDKVNFTCDK; via the exons ATGTTGGGGGTCAATAGCTCCAGCCTGACCCCAGGATTCTTTATCTTGAATGGCATTCCTGGGCTGGAAGCCACATACATCTGGATCTCCCTGCCATTCTGCTTTATGCACATCATTGCTGTCGTGGGGAACTGTGGGCTCATCTGCCTCATCAGCCATGAGGAAGCCCTGCATCGGCCCATGTACTATTTCCTGGCCCTGCTCTCCTTCACTGATGTCACCTGGTGCACCACCACGGTACCTAATATTCTGTGCATATTCTGGTTGAGCCTCAAGGAGATTGACTTTAATGCTTGCCTGTCCCAGATGTTTTCTGTTGATATGATGACAGGGATGCAGTCTGGGGTGCTCATACTCATGGCCCTGGACGGCTATGTGACCATCTGCTATCCCTTATGCTATGCCACCATCCTTACCAACCCTGTCATCACCAAGGCTGGTCTTGTTACCTTCTTGAGGAGTGTGATGCTCATCATCCCATTCACTTTCCTCACCAAGTGCCTGCCCTATTGCTGGGGGAACTTCATCCCCCACATCTACTGTGACCACATGTCTGTGGCCACGGTATCCTGTGGCAATTTCAAGGTCAATGCTATTTATGGTCTGATGGTTGCTCTCCTGATTGGTGTGTTTGACATCTGCTGTATCTCG GTATCTTACACTATGATTTTTCAGGCTGTTATGAGCCTGTCATCAGCAGATGCTCGTCGCAAAGCCTTCAGTACCGGCACATCTCACATGTGTGCCATTGTGATCACCTATG CCTCTTTTGTCACTTTTTTCACTCATCATTTTGGAGGACACAATATCCCAAACCACATACACATCATCGTGGCCAACTTTTATCTGCTACTGCCTCCTACCATGAACCCAGTTGTTTATGGAGTCAAGACTAAGCATATTCGGGAAAGTATGattaaatttttacttggagacaAGGTTAACTTTACCTGTGACAAATGA